The DNA region CGTTGGCATCGCGGTGCGCGCCTTCACAGTCGAGGTGCAGCTAGAGCCGGTCCCGGGCTGATTGCGACGGATTAGCGGGTGGCGGGTTGACGGGTGAAGGAGCATGCTGATGCCTTCACCTCTGTCCGTCGACTTACGCGAGCGTGTCGTGGCTGCCGTGGCGGCAGGTGCCTCGTGCCACCGAGCCGCGGCTCGCTTTGGGGTCAGTGTCTCGAGCGCCAGCCGCTGGTCGCAGCGCTCACACCAAGAGGGCCATGTCGCGCCCAAGCCGATGGGCGGTGATCACACCTCGAAGCGCATCGAGGCGCATGCTGGGCTGATCCTGATGACTTCCGAGCAGGAGCCTCGCCTCTTCTTACGCGAGCTGCGCGACCGGTTGGCTGAGCAGGGCGTCCAGACCAGCACGAGCGGCCTGTCGCGCTTCTTTGCCCGCCACGGGATCAGCTGGAAAAGGGGCGACGTACGCAGCTGAGCAGGAGCGTGCCGACGTAAGAGCGGCCCGCGAGGCGTGGTTCGAGGCACAGCCCGAGCTCGACCCGGACCGGCTGGTGTTCCTGGACGAGACGGCGGCGGCCACCAACATGGCGCGGCGCTATGGTTGGGCACCACGCGGCGAGCGCTGCCGGCTCGCAGCCCCGCAGGGTCACTACAAAACCACTACCGTCACCGCTGCCCTGCGCACCAGCGGGCTGTGCGCGACCGCGCTGCTGGACGGTCCTACGAACGGCAGGCGCTTCTGCAGCTACGTCACCGAGACCCTGATCCCGGTGCTGCACCCGGGCGACATCGTCGTCATGGACAACCTGCCAGCCCACAAGGTCGCTGGCGTGCGTGAGGCGATCGAGGCCGCAGGAGCGCGGCTGCTCTACCTCCCGTCATACAGCCCTGATTTCAACCCGATTGAGCAGGCCTTCGCAAAGCTGAAGGCGCTGTTGCGCAGCGCGGCCGCTCGCACGATCCCGGATCTCTGGCCGGCGATCCGCCAGGCCTTCACGCGCTTCACTCCGCAGGAGTGCCGCAACTACCTCGCCGCAGCTGGCTACGAGGACGACTTGGCTGTCGCTACCTGACCGGGAACGGCTCTAGTTGGGGTTGAACAACGCTACGCATCGGTGCGCGTACGCGGCGGCCTCGGCCGAAGTTTCTGACACACACAATTTTGAGCCGAGGCTACTGCATCCCGGCAGGCTTGGGACGCGGCAGGCCGCACCCGGTGAGGCCGAGGAACGCGGTGAGGTGCTGCAACGACCCCAGGCATAGCGTGCAGCCCGCGCCGCGCTCGACGGCGGTGAGGAGTTCCGGGGTGAGGCCGGCCAAGCGTGAGGCATCGGCCAGCGACAGGCACAGCCGCCTTCGCGCAGGGGCGGCGTGCGCCGCCAGATTGCTAAGGAGGATTTGCCGTTGCTGCTCGAAAGAACTCATCGACGGGATCGAATTCGTCCGCGAAGGGACGTCGATCAGGCAGCGTGGCGGCCCTGACGCTCGGCTATGGCCCCGAGCCGGCCCAGGCCAATTTCCCTGGCGAGCGCCGATCGTCTCTCAGCGTAATTCGAGGCGACCATCGGGTAGTCGGCCGGCAGGCCGTAGCGCTCGCGGTAGCTGTGCGGGTCGAGGCCGTGGCTGGTCAGGTGGCGCTTGAGCGTCTTGTAGGTCTTGCCGTCGATGAAGCTGACGATCCCGTCGGGGCGGACCGACTTGCGGATCTGGGCGGTGCCGGGCCTGTAGGCGGCAGTGCGCGAGACAGTGTCCAGCTCCCTGGCTGGGGTACCGGAGGTAAGCGCGACAATCGCGCCGTGTACCCGGGTGATCAGCGCCGGTAGCTCGGAGGCCGGCATGGCATTGTTTGCCACGTAGGCGACGACGATAGTGGTCACCAGCTCGATGATCGATGCGTTGTTGGCAGAGGGTGAAGCGACCACATGTGGCTCCCGGGCAGAGTGGATTTGCACCTGAAAGTTGTTCCAGCGGGAACACCCGGATCAAGCGGCACCGCTCACAGACGGCCGGAAGTGTCCCATTCGAGGTGGCTCGATGAGCCTCCGCAATCACCGGCGGAGGGATGCGCGGGGCGATCGTCGTGCTGAGCGCATTCTCGCCCAGGTTGCGATCGAAGATCGACGGCGCTCCGTGCGCTGCCCAGGAATGCGTGATGTCCGACAGCCGTCATCGGCAGGCTCCCGACCTCGCGTCCCGTCTGCTCGCCCGCATCGCGGACGAGCTCGATGTCCCCGTCACCGAGTTCTACGAGCCGCACCTGATCCGCGACACGGCCGAACCGTGGCGAGAGGAGGCTTCGGCCGTGTATGGCCTCGTGCAGTCCTATCTCGCCATTGAAGAGGCTGAGGCTCGAGGACGGGTGCTCGCGTTTGCACGTTCGCTCACGAGAGAGAACAGGGCGCATGCCGCCATGCGAACGACCTCCGGACTGAACCCACAGACCGAGTGATGTGCGCCGGCAGGCTCACGCGTGCGCCTTCATCGCGGGCGTCGCGAACAGCGCTCGTAACCGAGCCAGCTCTAGCTCCGACACCCCCAGCATCGGCGCCGGGCGCGCGAACAGGTAGCCCTGCATCTGTTCGCAGCGTAGCTCGCGTAGGATCGCCAGCTGCTCGGTGGTCTCGACCCCCTCGACCGTGACGTGCAGGCCGAGGTTGTGCCCGAGGTTTACGATAGCCCGCACGATCGCCAGCGTGTCGGCGTCATGACCCAGCCGGCGCACGAACGACTGATCGACCTTGAGCTTGTCGAACCGGAACTGCTGCAGGTAGCTCAGCGACGAGTACCCGGTGCCGAAGTCGTCGAGCGCCAGGCGCACGCCCAGCTCGCGCAACCGCGTCAGGACCGCGACCGCCGTAGACGCGTCCTGGATGAACACGCTCTCGGTGATCTCGATCACAAGCCGCGACGGTTCGAGGCCGTGCCGCGCCAGCGCCGCCGCGACCAGCGCTGGGACGTCGGACTGCCGGAACTGGATCGGCGAGACGTTGACCGACACCCGCCACGGCTGCGGCCAGGCCGCCGAAGCCGCGCAGGCGGTGTCGATCACCCACGCGCCGATCCGCCCGATCAGCTCGGTCTGCTCCGCAACCGGGATGAACTCGGCCGGCGAGACGAAGCCGCGCTCAGGGTGCTGCCAGCGGATCAGCGCCTCAAAGGTCTCAATCTCGCCGGTGCGGCCGTTGACAATCGGCTGGTAGAACAGCCGCAGCTCGTCGCGGGCGATCGCGCCGCCGAGCTCGTGTTCAAGCCGCTGACGTGCTTGCAGCTCAGCGTCCATCGCCGCCTCGAAGAAGCGCACCGCGCCTCGGCCTTCGTCCTTGACGCGGTACAAGGCGGTGTCAGCAGCGCGCAGCAAGGTCTCGGCCGTGCTGCCGTCTCCAGGGTAGAAGGCCACGCCTGCCGAGGCGCCGATCTCAACTCGGTGGTCGTCGATCCGGAACGGGCGCCTTAGACCGTCGACCAAGCGGCCGGCGATCTCTGCGACCCGCTGCGGTGCGCGTGCGCCGGTGAGTACCGCCACGAACTCATCGCCTCCGACCCGGGCGAGGGTGTCGGTCGGACGCAGCTCGGTGAGCATGCGCTTGGCCACTTGGACCAGGAGGGCGTCGCCAGCAGCATGGCCGTGTAGGTCGTTGACCGCCTTGAACCGATCGAGGTCGAGGTAGATCACCGCGACGCCGGTCCCATCCAGGGCTGCGGCGTCGAGCGCCGGGCCGAGGCGCTGTTCCAGCAGGTAGCGGTTGGGCAGGTTGGTTAGGGCGTCGTGCAGGGCGAGATGGCGAATGCGCGCCTCGTCGCGTTTGCGGTCGGTGAGGTCACGCAAGGCGACGGCAGTGGCCGGCTTGCCGCCGAACTCGATCGTCCGGCAGGACAGCTCGACCGGCACGAGCGTGCCGGCGGCGGTGCGGATCTCAAACTCCTCCGGCCGCAGATCCTCGGAGCGGCAGCGCGTGCGCCGCAGCAGCGCTGGTGTGTCGGCCTGCGAGAACAGGTCGAGCACCGGCCGGCCGATGATTTCGTCGGAGGACATCGCGAACAGGCGGGTGCCGGCGTCGTTGACCTCGAGCACCTGGCCGTCGCGATGGATGAACAGCACCTCGTGCGCGAGGTTGCTGAGCAGGCGCATGCGGCTGAGCTCACCTCGATCACGTTGTGAGAGGTGTTGCTGCAGCGCTAGGGCGACGAGACCGGCGATTAGGATGGCGAGGCTGACGGCGGCGACCGCCAAGGCCAACGGGGTCGAGCCGAGCACGTAGCTTTCGCCCTCCCGTAGCATGATCGGCGCGACCGTGACCGCGGTCATGCCGGTGAAGTGCAGGCCGCAGATCGCGAGCGCGAGCCAGCCGGTGACCTCGATGCGGCGGCCGAGCCTCGCGAGTGCCCCGGCCCTTGCTAAAGCGACGGTTGAGAATGCGACGCTGACCAGGATCGAGGCGACGACGTAGGCGGGGTCGAACAGCACGAGGCTGGAGGCGGCCATCGCGCCGACGCCGAGGTAGTGCATGCCGGTGATCGCCAACCCGAGCACGGTGCCGGCCAGCGTGATGCCGAGCGGTGTAGAGGACAACCGCCGCCCCAGGCACAGAGCGGCCAAGGAGCCGACGATGGCCACGACGATCGAGCCGGCGGTGAGATCGAGGTCGTAGGCGACCTGCGCCCCGGGTCGGAACGCCAGCATGGCGACGAAGTGCAGCGACCAGATGCTGCCGCCGAAGATGATCGCGGCCGGCATCAGGGCACGCAGAAGCGGACGTCCGCTGACCTCGGCGCGTGCCATCAGGTTGGCGGTAGCGAAGCACCCGAGCGCGCAGATGAGTGCGGAGAGTGCGACGAGGCGCAGGTCGTGCTGCTGCGCGACGCAGGTTAGGACGCGGATCATGGTCGGCTCGGTCGCGACGACGCCGTTTGGTCGTCAGCCTACGTCGTAGAGCCGCAATGCCTACCGATCGGTCAGTAACTTGAGCGAGTTCGGACTGTGGTTGAGGGACGATAAAATAAAGCTTCAAGTTGCATCCCATGGTGGCTCGCTCGCAAGGGATCACTAACCCTGCCCTCGCACGCTCGCGCGTATGTCGAAGCGCACCACCCGTACCCTTCGTGCCGTCGTCTGGGCTTGCGCGCTCGCGCTGTGCTGTCTCGCTGGGGGCCGCCTGATCGAGGCGAACCGACCGACGACGGAGACGGCCGCCCGTCAGCTCGTCCGCGAGCCGATCACGACCGGCTCGATCCAGCGGCTGCGCTGGTGCGGGGCAGCACCGTGGTGTCGGTGAGCCTTATCCAGCGCGCGCCGTAGACGCTCCGTTAACCAAAGCGATCGACACCCGGATCAGGTCAGCTCGGAAGGTGAGCCCGTGAACCAGGTTCGGTCGATCACCGCCGCCGACTTCGCCAGCGACTGCCCGGTATCGCTCGAACTCGCGGCCCGCATCGCTCGGGCAGAGCTCGATAGGCTCGCGGGGTTGCTCGATGGCATCCCGGAGG from Methylobacterium sp. NMS14P includes:
- a CDS encoding MucR family transcriptional regulator, with translation MVASPSANNASIIELVTTIVVAYVANNAMPASELPALITRVHGAIVALTSGTPARELDTVSRTAAYRPGTAQIRKSVRPDGIVSFIDGKTYKTLKRHLTSHGLDPHSYRERYGLPADYPMVASNYAERRSALAREIGLGRLGAIAERQGRHAA
- a CDS encoding IS630 family transposase (programmed frameshift); its protein translation is MPSPLSVDLRERVVAAVAAGASCHRAAARFGVSVSSASRWSQRSHQEGHVAPKPMGGDHTSKRIEAHAGLILMTSEQEPRLFLRELRDRLAEQGVQTSTSGLSRFFARHGISWKKGATYAAEQERADVRAAREAWFEAQPELDPDRLVFLDETAAATNMARRYGWAPRGERCRLAAPQGHYKTTTVTAALRTSGLCATALLDGPTNGRRFCSYVTETLIPVLHPGDIVVMDNLPAHKVAGVREAIEAAGARLLYLPSYSPDFNPIEQAFAKLKALLRSAAARTIPDLWPAIRQAFTRFTPQECRNYLAAAGYEDDLAVAT
- a CDS encoding EAL domain-containing protein; this translates as MIRVLTCVAQQHDLRLVALSALICALGCFATANLMARAEVSGRPLLRALMPAAIIFGGSIWSLHFVAMLAFRPGAQVAYDLDLTAGSIVVAIVGSLAALCLGRRLSSTPLGITLAGTVLGLAITGMHYLGVGAMAASSLVLFDPAYVVASILVSVAFSTVALARAGALARLGRRIEVTGWLALAICGLHFTGMTAVTVAPIMLREGESYVLGSTPLALAVAAVSLAILIAGLVALALQQHLSQRDRGELSRMRLLSNLAHEVLFIHRDGQVLEVNDAGTRLFAMSSDEIIGRPVLDLFSQADTPALLRRTRCRSEDLRPEEFEIRTAAGTLVPVELSCRTIEFGGKPATAVALRDLTDRKRDEARIRHLALHDALTNLPNRYLLEQRLGPALDAAALDGTGVAVIYLDLDRFKAVNDLHGHAAGDALLVQVAKRMLTELRPTDTLARVGGDEFVAVLTGARAPQRVAEIAGRLVDGLRRPFRIDDHRVEIGASAGVAFYPGDGSTAETLLRAADTALYRVKDEGRGAVRFFEAAMDAELQARQRLEHELGGAIARDELRLFYQPIVNGRTGEIETFEALIRWQHPERGFVSPAEFIPVAEQTELIGRIGAWVIDTACAASAAWPQPWRVSVNVSPIQFRQSDVPALVAAALARHGLEPSRLVIEITESVFIQDASTAVAVLTRLRELGVRLALDDFGTGYSSLSYLQQFRFDKLKVDQSFVRRLGHDADTLAIVRAIVNLGHNLGLHVTVEGVETTEQLAILRELRCEQMQGYLFARPAPMLGVSELELARLRALFATPAMKAHA